DNA sequence from the Uloborus diversus isolate 005 chromosome 1, Udiv.v.3.1, whole genome shotgun sequence genome:
acaacctaactgacccaaacaacatattacaaaatcagaactacatcgtgttttgcgattttaatgtctaatatgactggactattaTGAGAGCAGAAAGTATTTAATTGACCTCCAATAAtttatttgacattgaaaacaggcaacaaaaaatgtttatacaCAAATAATAAACAGACATTTTGACAACATGCTAATAAGTAAAATACTTACACGCAGTCATCCTTGCAAGCGGCTGTACAGTTTGCACGCCATTCTTCATAATACTTTGCATTTTCACGTATTGTGTCACTGCATTTATCACGTACctcttaaatggaaaaaaaatgcaagaaagaTTGAGTTCGGTATTCTaaactaaaaacatttaattatgatGACTTATGTTCAGCAGACTAAGAAAGCATAGAAGCTTAACTtaagattcattattttttttacaaacctcTTACTGTGTACCTTTTTTATACATGCTTATGGGAGGGGGTGCCACATGATTTttatattaaacaactaaaatatagagatttagccTAGGAGGTTCTCGAAAGTACTCCTTTCCTCTTTTGTTGAAAGAGGTATTCAAAAATGGCAAACtccattttagaacttcaatttcgtagtaattgtatggaaacgttttgacccccccccccccccccaatatcatCGAAGTTCgtctaaaattgaactttttgaaactttatctTCGAAAAATTACTAAAGGATAGTCACTAAACCCATTATTTCCTCTAATATTACCCGCAACGTTTAAAACCGCATCATTATGACTTGCAAActatccaagggggggggggaggtttccAAACTTATCCTaacaccaaagatcttctaagtttgcctttttgaaacttcaattccaaaaagtttCTGGAGGGAAGATTCGAACCCTattcctttaatatcatcaaaaaggaTCTTAAGTCAGAAAAAATGCCGGTGCGGATACCCACAacggaggggcgatcgcccccatcgtccctcccttgtatccgtccttgcttgATACAAGGACGGATACGTAAATAACGAGTAGGAAAAACTAAGCAAGATTTAACtcaaggttttatttttatttttaactcaacTAACCATACAAAAATACAAGTAATGTAAGTTATCCTTTGCCGACACAAtaagttataaataatttttattggatGTTCTCTGTCGACGAATATAATGACAACTAgcttaccacatttttttttaattgaggttTTTGTTACGTATTTCAAGTGAAACAAAGAATATCACCTACGATAACTTATCAGTGACTCTTTTGAAACATTTGTTTCGCATACGCAGTTTATACTGTTGAACTAGCTTATAACGAactctgatttaacgagaaccctaATTTAACAAGGATGTCGGTAAAATTTGGTTGGTACATTGTTTAGTTAATAATCAATACTTTGGGTTTCATAAAAATTCTTTTGACTTCCAGCTTATcttattcttaaaaaattactttaaccaTTAAACTTAACCGAAAGCTCGTGATGAATCGTAAATCCTGCGAACAAGTGATaacggcatttaaaaaaaactctggaaTAGAGGAGAATTTGATCGACTGTTTGTCGACTCTAATGTTATCATTTCCGAGATACCTACTTATTTTTGAGGATATTGTGTTTCAAGTTCGAgcagattaaagaaaaaatagcgaagataattaaaaatgaagaagttAAGGCTGAATCACCATCAGCATAGTCAATGACGCTTGATTTGTAGAAAAACAGATGTTTTCTGGGCTATgagtattttccaaaaaaaaaaaaaaaaaagacaaaagaaaaagaaacagcaaaaaaagtcGAAGCtgtatttttatggttttttcagGCACCGGCTTTTTATGAGCACTCTGTTACGACAAGAATTTATTGCGGTCTCTTCGTGCCCGTTGTTAACGAGTTCGACAGTAATTATACCACAGTACGAAAAACAACACCTCAAGGAGAACTAACTGATCACAGTTGGTATTATAtgtttaactttaaataaataaaaaaagaatgtttcagtGCTGTTATTAAGAAAACTGACTTTGCTAtagttgatttttatttcttaccaTTCGCACACACGTTGTAATGCGGAAACAAATTTCCTAGGAATACAATTTCTGTGATGCAGCCACACACAGTTTCTGACAGCACTTCATGGCACAATTGTTGACACATCtaatcaaaaaccaaaataactTTGCATTATTAATCAAAGAATTCAGAACAGGCCGTATTCAATAATATTACGATAGTGGATACATCAGTTATTCTGGATTAAAAAACCTTGCATTAGCTACTaagagtaaaaaatgttttaaacctaATGTTTAGAAAAGGATTCCAAACttacgaaaaatttcaaatagcTTCTCCCAAATAGGCTGctaaatttttgaatcaaaaataactatttttgttaCATTACATCCTATGTATAGGTTTTCATATTATTAAAGTTAAAGCGGCAGCGTTTAAATTCACTTACACACAAACACCAAACAAGCTTCGTTATACATGTCCTTCTGCTCATCTCCATTCAGTTACAGATATAACtttccaattattattttttaactatgttttaatAATTCATTGCTTTCAAATTCTGATTTTAACTAAATGACGTGTAAATAATAAGTTAAACTCaactaatattttaatatttgtttcctgattataatgaaaataaaattaagcagACCGAAGATagaatgaattttctttattttaaatatttgatatatgtGTCTTGCAGTTAATTTATGTATATGATCTTACAGAATGCCAACCAAGCCCAATCTTGAAAGCATTGAACTGGTTACACTATTAAGAACAAAGGTTTCCAAAATCCGTAATCAGAATAATTGACCTAATGAGTGGTTCTAGTTTCAAAGAAAATGCCTTTTGTTTTCTGTGAATCAACAAATAACTCAGAACCATTATATAGAGAGTAATTTTGTATCTATTTGCCAAACTGTAGCATGTTAAAATGATGATATGCTTTAAGCTAAAACATCTTAAAAACTTTAGCAAATGTGAATTTCTCGAGTTTTAGCCGAAGTCACAACAATATTCTAGAATGAAGAAAACAAATGGGGATGTGAGGTAGGAGCTTTGCTTCTAATGACGGAGGTCGTGGATTCGATTCCCACCAGAGCCCTGGGAGTtgattagggtggttcgaaaaaatcgatttctttatttttgaatcgCGTTATCTCTTCGAAGTTgaagtttggtatcctcaattggggaagaATAATAAAGAAATTCTAAGTTAACATTaggctaaaaatttgaaaaaatatgctaaaaattgaatttttcaaaaaataataaaattagtttgtttgtGATTTTTTCtaatgcaacagccataaattatCAGTGTATAGCGCAGTTTgagcctaaaaaatattttatagcttttacataagatctttagtttgTGCATGCGCCTTATATTGGGAGaagattttagcccaatttaaggcgtatacgcaaacgaaagatcttatgtaaaagcaataatatatatatatttttttggatcAAACTgtgctatatactgacaatttctGGCTGTTgcgttacaaaaatataaaaaaaaaaaagaagttgaacTTCTGTATAGGCAGTAGCACCATATATTTTTATAGCATTTGATAACTATGAACACGATAACAACAACCAAGAAAACGATTTCTATAAAATaaactacattttaatttaactctAAATTATGCGTTTATTTACACTTTTATATATCCAGTGTTTAAGTCAAAAGCAGTTACTCCCTAAATGCCACATTTTACCGTTACTTGTATACTACATGAGAAAAGTATGTTGTAACctaattcgttaaaaaaaaatctggatatgGCTTAAAAAGTGATAATAGTTTTGCCTTttattggtaaatattttatagacAATGTTTTAAGTTAAATACTTGCCTCTTTCGATCTTGGACCAGTTTTATTGTTTTCAAGCCACTCTTCGGTGTAATTTCTACAATCAGTAGCATACGGAGCAGGTAGTAATCTTTCTTCTTCCTAaggaaatatgtttcaaaaaaaaaaaaaaatctgtgtttttAATTGTGTATTCAATGTTcttcaataaaatattgtaaGGTCTTATTACTCAAAAAATATGTTAAGTATTTTATGacatgaaaaatttaatgaatttgaaaaattttatgatttgAGTCAGTCTGTTATTGCCGTAGTAGTTCAAACAGAATAATTTGTTAGTTGGTTAAGAATCTAAATCATgtacacatgattttttttttcagtaataactTTTTAGTTGTACAAGATTCTTTTTCAAGATTTAATTGCCAATAAATGCCTTGTTCATCGTAGagcaaataaattttctcttaataaaataaagttatttttttgctttgataTTCAATTAATAAAGTTTAACGTTTCAACTATTAACGTTTATAAATATAATAGATGTTATATATATAACTATATaatagataaatatattttctgttatttGATATTAACTTATTATTTTCAACACAAATTATTGACAAAAGATTCTTTGTTTTAACGCACCAGCTCTATgtaaatttcataacttttttgagGTGCCAATGGAACAACGTCAAATCGTGTTTCGTAAGGAGATTGTATTCCAAAAATGCCCCCAGGTTTCACATTTGGGTGAAAAGTGTCTTGAGTTTCGAAGTTGAGGACAAAAGTATCAAATGGGTGTCCATTCCAAATCACAAAATGAGAACCTTTAGTATCTGGAAAATTAAATTCAGCGTTAAAAAATGTCATcatcaaaataatcatttattattCCGATAAAATTGatgttagtattttttaaattcgaaattaCCATTTCCAGTACTTAGCTTTTTCAATATAAGGACTAAAAGAGCTCAATTTGCAAAATACATAGCAATCACGAAGCGCACAGtaatgaatttttcaaacatGCAGTGAATTTTCCAAGAAAAGTGTACAGCGTAGAGATGGAAACAGCGCGAGactatttaaatttagtttcttaTAATCTACTTAAAAGTTTTTCCttcttagatttttttaacaaattaattttcaaaatgtcatCAAATTTTCATACTATGCCTTCATGTGATGGACAATGGGACATTTCAACCTCCTGCTTGTTATCTGCTAGTCAGTTGTGGGCAGTATAAGCGAATATTTTACCTTTAACTTTTTGCATATTTGAGATATAgtgtacgttagctttactgaACAAGCTTGcacttatttattttccattgaGACGTGACGTTCCAAAAACGTGACGTTGCATCGCGAAAACAATATGTTGtgtaacaaaatatttgattctCTCGGTTTAAACATGCATTCTATTAAGCAAggccccccccctctttttacgATCATTGGTTACTTTGACTTAACTATTGTTTaggcttttcatttatttgaataacAAATTATCAGGAATGAGTCACGCTAAAAAGAGTGAACTAAATGTAAAGCAACGTATTAAATCACAAATTCTCAACAAAACTCAATTTTCTCTTACAATGTTTTATCAGTGTGGTTCCTCGTTCATTTCATTatatttattctctttttttaatcatcagatcaaaatattttcattcattttcgaaaataaatgaaaaattcagtCTCACCTTATTTTTTGAACTTACCTCCCTCAAATGGGTCTCGTTCGTCATAGCCACGGAAGTATTTCCTGTAGCAGATGTGCAGCAATCCGTCCATTGTTGAAAAACCATATTTCTGGAGGGATACTTCCTTTTTATACCTTGAAAAGTAATCTTTTTGTCAAATAGgggatattttttcaattatgttttatttaatgaactacCATTCTttaagtgaaaaatattcaagatttttcattaatatctaaATGTCGCTTATTAAAGAGATTAAAacgttttaattttcaaacgGCCCAATGCCTTATCTTTGTCACTTACATAAATGAATCAACTAACTTTCAAAAACATGCATTACCTTAGTGTTTCGTACTATACAATATTGAACAAATTTAGTCGTCTCGAAGAAGAAATTGAACTTATTAGtctcatattttatttaaagggAATTTCGAGACATTAAAAATGCTGTTActaacaaaaatgttttattttctcaaaatgtcTTGATTTTGTAACTGTGAAATGAAAAACTACTCAGTTTTTGTTACACaaacgcattatgatctttcctTTATGAAATCAAATATGCATTATTATGAGAATTTATGCTGCCGATTGCttaataatttttgttctttttattgatatttaaataatgaaaactacCTGATGAcgttataattatgaaaataaactTTGGTGGGAGCGTATTTCTTTTTTCTGTGATGGAATTTGTGTTACAAATATTCTTAGAAGAAGACTGTAATTCATTATCCGCTCAAATCATGGAGCTGCTGAACTCTTTTCTGCCCCCTGTGACTGTGATCACATAAAATTTCATCTTTACATTTCCCTATTGGAGCGTAATTTATTCGCTGACCAGTGTAACTTAAGTAATACAATagtgaaacctgtctacaacgatattgttgggacctaaaaaaaaatgttatagacaggttatcgttgtagacagtttgattatttgtgCTGagattttgctgggaccaagaaAAGTATCGTTATAGATAGGTTTATTGTTGTAgtcagtattgttatacacaggtttcactgtaactgtTTTGCATTAGGTTGTGGTTCTGACAAGAGTTTGCATTAGGCTGTTGGTTTTGACAACAGTATGCATTAGTAAAAggttaaaataaaatgtgatttcaCGATTTCGTAAGTCgaacaaatcaaaaattttgtttgtgctTTAAAATATACCCAGTTCTAAGAACTATAATGCTGTGGGTAGGTAACTGgtagtatctacaaaaatgactTAGAGATAATTGAAGAAAAGCGTTTTTGATTCCGTACAAACACTAGTAAAATTTTGGAATAGGAAGTtgttttcatgctttatttttagcGCAAATCAAACACGCAagtttgtacagtaaagctaaagtGAAACAGttgacagaaattaaaaaaaaaaagtaaagaaagaaagaaagagaaagcaaaaagaaaagaaaacaattgcaGTTTCATCTGTTtatcttcccacggcagtataattCTCGTATTGTTTTTTCCTTACATTAATAATACAAAGTTATTATAAATAATtctaaaagttttatgtttttcatattgagagagaaaaataatgagaaattTGCTTACGAAGTTTTAAGTAGCATCGAGTCGAGATCAAAACTAAGTTCTTGATAGTCAACGCCGTCTAATTCGAACCATTCATCTACAGAATTTGGAATCTGTGGGATAAAGGTTAGAAATTAGTAATAATTTGAGTGTATTTATCAAGAGTTTAATATTTTATCTTCAATTTTATACTAGTTTGATGATATAGGTACtgctgatcaaaaaaaaaaaaaaaaataaataaataaataaataaaaactcttattaatatttctttaattagTGCAGTCTGGGAAATTTTCGAAAGATTAAAAACCAACATTTCATCTTTATCACGGCTCAATTTTTGTTGTGGGGGTGAATTTTCTGGGGATACAAGAATAATCGAACACGACTAAAGCTGTCTTAAATTTTCCAACTACtttcaagaaaaacattttattgcttacTGTTAAATGTTATTAGGCAGACGTCATGTATTGCAGATACTATAAAAAACCGAGTAATCATAAAAAAGAATTCTAGTTTTCTACAGATAGTAATCTACGAGTTAAGTCACTATTTTGAAAGTTTGGAATTAATCAACTTACCAAAAAGTCAGTTGAGTTTGACATCATATTCGCAGCATCTCCAGTACAATAATGTGGATGAGTTTGGCAAAGTTTTGGAATATCATCTGGCACCTTGCATCTATCaggatatttttcacaaaacttgctCCTTCGGACTCTAAAGTATCAAGAATTATTACAAATCCGCTATGTTAAAAGGCAGAAGTagatttttaattcttaaaattttcctttagaaataatttgaaaaccaTTGCTCAAACGCAGGTTTTTGtcatattaattaaattaacattGTAATAGCTTAATCAAAAGAAAGTGGTTTTGAAGTTTAGAGTTTTGCGTAATTGTATCTTCGgaaacaattttaataatttttgaacgtGCTTCTTGCCACTGCAAGAAAATTGAGCATTGAGTTGAGAAAGTGCGacttttttcctctcttttacAAAAACACATCAAGAGAGTGTAATATCGAGCAAAATAATGCATGACCTTATGTAACAactatttaattcaaataaaaatgtgtTAACAACGATTTAATTCATTTCATCgtaaatgattaaaaaagttcaatgaaataaaattgaaacaaaatgattTGAGTATGTCGTAGTATATGGGGCTTTGACGTTGACGATACAGTAAAATcggtgaagttgaccacctgtctaagttgaccgcttttttcaggcggGGAATTAGCCCTTTTATCACacaaatcaacctctgtaagttgaacatctgtttaagttgaccactaaagtaatgcaccgcaagtgatcaacttacacaggttttactttaCTACATTATGATCATTGTAACATACATACAAAGGGGTCAATTTTACTCTTTAACGATTGcgttattttaatttaagttacttgtattttttccccttgcatAAGTACCactgttgggcatcaactaaaaaaatcaactaaatttgtaattgattgattagttgactaaagtaatctgatgctcatttagttcataataatatttttaaaatttaattcaattgcagacgaagattaacgttagtttaaacgttagttttttcaatttgattagttttaatctgattacttttaatctgactaaattcaatttgatttatttaatctgaactaaatcaatctgaactaaattagtttttttaatcaactaacgagttagtttaaactaacgttaatcttcgtctgcaattgaattaaattttaaaaatattagtctgaactaaatgggagtcggattactttagtcgattgagaatttagttgattaatgcccaacactgataAGTACTAACCAAACAACATAGacataaaatcttttaaatgtattataCAATATTTTGAAACTGGATGGGATTGGAAGAGGAAGACCTTTTTCTGCATTACATTTATATTTCATCTACAACTTTTATCGaagacaaaaacatttaaaaatagtcctccaaaaaagaaaaaattgtgattttttacttctctttcatatgaaaaaaaaaattttttttcataacattttttgatagtaacaaagaaaaataactgttttttttttcatactagcAATGAATCTGAATTATGTATTTGTAAGATAAATATAAAGAGTGTAAGTCTTATctgaattttttacataaaaattgagGCAGCCAAACATGTAAGAAATAAGTTAGACtttcatttaatatatttaatattattaagCGGATTGTTGctattttatttacattgttcCATCAGTTTGGATGCGCTATAAACATAATTATGACATTAATATATCTTAGCTTTTCTGCATTAGATAAAACACTCTgaagagaaatattattttaattacttatgCTTTTAAGTTTGCGATATTTATTTCACgtttttgttttaactaatgtaaaagcacttattttcaagaGCCCCTTGAAATCGTGAAAATATACgtctcacaaaatatttttttcgtagcgAATTTTACAACTTTCGTTTCAGTTCGTACAAAATTCTCGGAATTTACGTCTcgcaaaatcaccgatatcttcgtttttgcgaagtcagtgcaatttttttttaatcaatttcattacttttttttcagtgtaaatcTAAAGTACTATGTTTgagcttttaaatgaaatttaacacTTGAACAGTCAGGTTTCGACTGCTTTTCAAT
Encoded proteins:
- the LOC129234590 gene encoding uncharacterized protein LOC129234590, which encodes MTEKVDLKQVTSQVFKESLLTGIPSMVEERNFAKKVARMIILSVCIVGFSLQMFWFMEHYFTYPTVVELNIEKMEKFVYPAIVFCNGSPVRRSKFCEKYPDRCKVPDDIPKLCQTHPHYCTGDAANMMSNSTDFLIPNSVDEWFELDGVDYQELSFDLDSMLLKTSYKKEVSLQKYGFSTMDGLLHICYRKYFRGYDERDPFEGDTKGSHFVIWNGHPFDTFVLNFETQDTFHPNVKPGGIFGIQSPYETRFDVVPLAPQKSYEIYIELEEERLLPAPYATDCRNYTEEWLENNKTGPRSKEMCQQLCHEVLSETVCGCITEIVFLGNLFPHYNVCANEVRDKCSDTIRENAKYYEEWRANCTAACKDDCVKWKFKFRVQEFDNGPSFGNYTDVATVVLNVRELQKTVMSHKPKYEGVEVFSHVGGFLGLWLGFCIVACVDFLQSLLVVVYYAFKRFMKDYNAKREEQYFPGQEREKK